A part of Thiohalorhabdus sp. Cl-TMA genomic DNA contains:
- the cobG gene encoding precorrin-3B synthase translates to MATENGMTPRVREACPGVAAPMETADGLLLRLRHPIGGLDAGQARTVAEVARRHGSGQLELTSRGNLQLRGFTAAELPAARRRLEETGLTDADPRREAVRNVVAAPVADRDTEAVADVRAVAQDLSAAVTGRPALRELPAKVGLLVDGGGRARLDALAADLRLEAVATPEGLRYRLAAGGTARTAVVLGWVTEAEAVASAVRVLERFLALREGQAEPPRRLAEAVACFGAGPLVEAAGADAIAGSDPVASRPSIRYRDLLGPEPGGGWVGAAFPFGALTADQLDGLAELLDPEAGGSLRLTPWRAVLLVGARSGAGEALRALGAVTDGGDRRLALSACVGAPGCAAGSTATRSDARAMGEAAGVLLGAGGRLHVSGCDKGCGKPAHPAATLTAEEGRYTLRVAMGPEEVPLRSELTPEAARRWMAALARVVAEERQEEEQVEETMQRLGKAVLAARVASEVKDAG, encoded by the coding sequence ATGGCAACGGAGAACGGAATGACCCCCCGGGTGCGCGAGGCCTGTCCCGGCGTGGCGGCGCCCATGGAGACGGCGGACGGACTGCTCCTGCGCCTGCGCCATCCCATCGGCGGGCTGGACGCCGGGCAGGCCCGGACCGTCGCCGAGGTGGCCCGCCGCCACGGCTCCGGGCAGCTGGAGCTCACCAGCCGGGGTAACCTGCAGCTCCGCGGCTTCACCGCGGCGGAGCTGCCCGCCGCCCGCCGCCGGTTGGAGGAGACCGGCCTGACGGACGCGGATCCCCGGCGCGAAGCGGTGCGCAACGTGGTGGCCGCGCCGGTGGCGGACCGGGACACCGAAGCGGTGGCGGACGTGCGTGCCGTGGCTCAGGACCTCTCGGCGGCGGTCACCGGCCGGCCGGCGCTGCGCGAGCTGCCGGCCAAGGTGGGCCTGCTGGTGGACGGCGGTGGACGGGCCCGATTGGATGCCCTGGCCGCGGACCTGCGCCTGGAGGCGGTGGCTACCCCGGAGGGCCTCCGCTACCGCCTGGCCGCGGGGGGTACCGCGCGGACGGCGGTGGTGCTGGGCTGGGTTACGGAAGCGGAGGCCGTGGCGTCCGCCGTACGGGTGCTGGAGCGCTTTCTGGCCCTGCGCGAAGGGCAAGCGGAGCCGCCCCGGCGGCTGGCCGAGGCGGTGGCATGCTTCGGGGCCGGGCCGCTGGTTGAGGCGGCCGGGGCGGACGCGATCGCGGGATCGGACCCGGTGGCGAGCCGACCCTCCATCCGCTATCGGGACCTGCTGGGCCCGGAGCCCGGGGGAGGCTGGGTGGGCGCCGCTTTCCCGTTCGGGGCGCTCACGGCCGACCAGCTTGACGGCTTGGCGGAGCTGCTGGACCCGGAGGCAGGCGGCTCCCTGCGGCTTACCCCTTGGCGCGCCGTTCTGCTGGTGGGGGCGCGATCGGGGGCCGGAGAGGCGCTGCGCGCCCTGGGGGCCGTGACCGACGGCGGCGACCGCCGCCTGGCCCTGAGTGCCTGCGTCGGCGCCCCGGGGTGCGCGGCGGGCAGCACGGCCACCCGGTCCGACGCCCGGGCGATGGGGGAGGCCGCCGGGGTGCTGCTCGGTGCCGGTGGGAGGCTCCACGTGAGCGGTTGCGACAAGGGCTGCGGCAAGCCGGCGCACCCGGCGGCGACCCTCACGGCCGAGGAAGGCCGCTACACGCTGCGCGTGGCCATGGGCCCGGAGGAGGTGCCGCTGCGCTCGGAGCTCACTCCCGAGGCGGCACGGCGATGGATGGCGGCCCTGGCCCGGGTGGTGGCCGAGGAACGACAGGAGGAGGAGCAGGTGGAGGAGACCATGCAGCGACTGGGAAAGGCGGTGCTCGCCGCCCGGGTGGCGAGCGAGGTGAAAGATGCCGGATAG
- a CDS encoding cobyrinate a,c-diamide synthase: MHQGTATCPAVFIAAPASGQGKTTVTAALARYHRDQGRTVRVFKMGPDFLDPMILERACDHPVDPLHLWMVGEEDCRAMLRAAAETADLILVEGSMGLFDGDPSGADLAVRFGLPVLALLDGSGMAQTFGAVANGLATWRADLPFAGVIANRVGSPGHGRMLGAALPEGMRYFGAIPRDAEVGLPDRHLGLVQAAEIDDLEQRLAKAAATVAEAGVTGLPEPVAFEPQALPAPEPRLTGVRIAVARDAAFAFLYPGNLRLLEALGAELRFFSPLAGEGLPEADAVWLPGGYPELHLETLAANTDLKADLHEHHRTDKPVLAECGGFLYLLDGLANIDGPRHPMAGLVPGSARLEERLQGIGLQAAPLPEGELRGHTFHHTRAEVDLEPLAHCVRARDRGTAAEAIYREGRLTATYLHAWFPSNPEAVAELFRP, encoded by the coding sequence ATGCATCAAGGAACCGCCACCTGTCCGGCGGTATTCATCGCCGCCCCGGCCTCCGGCCAGGGCAAGACCACCGTCACCGCCGCCCTGGCGCGTTACCACCGCGACCAGGGCCGCACGGTGCGCGTCTTCAAGATGGGACCGGACTTCCTCGATCCCATGATCCTGGAGCGGGCCTGCGACCATCCGGTGGACCCGCTCCACCTGTGGATGGTGGGCGAGGAGGACTGCCGGGCCATGCTGCGCGCCGCCGCGGAGACGGCCGACCTGATCCTGGTGGAGGGCTCCATGGGGCTCTTCGACGGCGATCCGTCGGGCGCCGATCTGGCGGTGCGCTTCGGACTGCCGGTGCTAGCGCTGCTCGACGGCAGCGGCATGGCCCAGACCTTCGGCGCCGTGGCCAACGGGCTGGCCACCTGGCGGGCGGACCTGCCCTTCGCCGGCGTCATCGCCAACCGCGTGGGCAGCCCGGGCCACGGCCGCATGCTGGGCGCCGCCCTGCCGGAGGGAATGCGCTACTTCGGCGCGATTCCCCGGGACGCCGAGGTGGGCCTGCCCGACCGGCATCTGGGCCTGGTGCAGGCCGCGGAGATCGACGATCTGGAGCAGCGCCTGGCGAAGGCCGCCGCCACCGTGGCCGAGGCCGGGGTGACCGGGCTCCCGGAGCCGGTGGCCTTCGAGCCGCAAGCCCTGCCGGCCCCCGAGCCGCGGCTGACCGGTGTCCGGATCGCCGTTGCCCGCGATGCGGCCTTCGCCTTCCTGTACCCCGGCAACCTGCGGCTGCTGGAGGCCCTGGGCGCGGAGCTGCGCTTCTTCTCCCCCCTCGCCGGGGAGGGCCTGCCCGAGGCGGATGCCGTCTGGCTTCCCGGCGGCTATCCGGAGCTCCACCTGGAGACCCTGGCCGCCAACACCGACCTCAAGGCCGACCTGCACGAGCACCACCGCACCGACAAGCCGGTCCTGGCCGAGTGCGGCGGCTTCCTCTACCTCCTGGACGGTCTCGCCAACATCGACGGGCCCCGGCACCCCATGGCGGGGCTGGTCCCCGGAAGCGCGCGGCTGGAAGAGCGCCTGCAGGGCATCGGCCTGCAGGCCGCCCCCCTGCCCGAGGGCGAGCTGCGCGGCCACACCTTCCACCATACCCGCGCCGAGGTGGACCTGGAGCCCCTGGCGCACTGCGTGCGCGCCCGCGACCGGGGGACCGCCGCCGAGGCCATCTACCGCGAGGGTCGCCTTACCGCCACCTACCTGCATGCCTGGTTCCCGTCCAATCCGGAAGCCGTGGCGGAGCTGTTCCGGCCATGA
- the cobA gene encoding uroporphyrinogen-III C-methyltransferase, which yields MSPKEALTVEIPARFLAGSAESGSGRVDLVGAGPGDPGLLTVHAVAALQRAEVVLHDRLIPQEVLDLANPAAERVYVGKARSRHHYRQEELNALMIDRARSGHYVVRLKGGDPFVFGRGGEEAEALAAADIPVGVIPGITAAGGCAAYAGIPLTHRDHAYRCQFVTAHRRSGGTELDWAALVQPQQTVVVYMGLHGLDKVCTEMVDAGAPPAMPAALVEQGTLPEQRVVTGTLGDLPERVAGLEIQSPALLIVGEVVRLREAIAPGGGGPDGGA from the coding sequence ATGAGCCCGAAGGAAGCCCTGACCGTGGAGATTCCGGCTCGTTTCCTCGCCGGGTCGGCGGAAAGCGGCTCGGGTCGGGTGGACCTGGTGGGCGCCGGGCCGGGCGACCCCGGGCTGCTGACCGTGCATGCGGTGGCCGCCCTGCAGCGGGCGGAGGTGGTGCTCCACGACCGCCTGATCCCGCAGGAGGTACTGGATCTGGCCAATCCGGCCGCGGAGCGCGTCTACGTGGGCAAGGCTCGCTCGCGCCACCACTATCGCCAGGAGGAGCTCAACGCCCTCATGATCGACCGGGCCCGGTCGGGGCATTACGTAGTCCGGCTCAAGGGCGGCGACCCGTTCGTGTTCGGCCGCGGCGGCGAGGAGGCGGAGGCCCTGGCGGCGGCGGACATTCCCGTGGGCGTCATCCCCGGCATCACCGCCGCGGGCGGCTGCGCCGCCTATGCGGGGATCCCGCTCACCCACCGCGACCACGCCTACCGGTGCCAGTTCGTCACCGCCCACCGCCGCAGCGGCGGCACCGAGCTGGATTGGGCGGCCCTGGTGCAGCCGCAGCAGACCGTGGTGGTCTACATGGGGCTGCACGGACTGGACAAGGTCTGTACCGAGATGGTGGACGCCGGCGCGCCGCCGGCCATGCCCGCGGCGCTGGTGGAGCAGGGGACCCTGCCGGAGCAGCGGGTGGTCACCGGGACCCTGGGCGACCTTCCCGAGCGGGTGGCAGGGCTGGAGATCCAGTCCCCCGCGCTGCTCATCGTCGGCGAGGTGGTCCGTTTGCGCGAGGCCATCGCCCCGGGCGGGGGAGGCCCGGATGGCGGCGCCTGA
- a CDS encoding ABC transporter permease yields the protein MRGARYWYAYRGMVVKQVRRFLRAWVQNLLPSVVTAVLFLTIFGHLVGRELSGMGGVPYADFILPGLIILAVVTNAYSNVTLAFYGARLQRHIEELLVAPLPAWLIVAGFATGGVLRGLLAGGLVALVALPFTTLEVHHPAATLGIAGLSALLFALAGLVNGLFARSFDHTSVISNFVLTPLIYLGGLFYPIERLAEPWRTVAAANPMHYMISGFRHGLLDTGDFSAPATFAVLAVVTVVVGILAWGLVARGVRIRA from the coding sequence ATGCGCGGCGCCCGTTACTGGTACGCCTACCGCGGCATGGTGGTGAAGCAGGTCCGGCGCTTCCTGCGTGCCTGGGTGCAGAACCTGCTGCCCTCGGTAGTCACCGCCGTGCTCTTCCTCACCATTTTCGGACACCTGGTGGGGCGCGAGCTGAGCGGCATGGGCGGGGTGCCCTACGCGGACTTCATCCTGCCCGGCCTGATCATCCTGGCGGTGGTCACCAACGCCTATAGCAACGTCACCCTGGCCTTCTACGGGGCCCGCCTGCAGCGCCACATCGAGGAGCTGCTGGTGGCGCCGCTGCCGGCCTGGCTGATCGTGGCCGGCTTCGCCACGGGCGGCGTGCTGCGCGGCCTGCTGGCGGGAGGGCTGGTGGCCCTGGTGGCGCTGCCCTTCACCACGCTGGAGGTGCACCATCCGGCGGCCACCCTGGGCATCGCGGGACTGAGCGCCCTGCTGTTCGCCCTGGCGGGACTGGTGAACGGGCTTTTCGCCCGCAGCTTCGATCACACCTCGGTGATCTCCAATTTCGTGCTTACCCCGCTCATCTACCTCGGTGGGCTGTTCTATCCCATCGAGCGGCTGGCGGAGCCGTGGCGGACCGTGGCCGCGGCCAACCCCATGCACTACATGATCTCCGGCTTCCGCCACGGCTTGCTGGATACCGGCGATTTCTCCGCCCCGGCCACCTTCGCCGTCCTGGCGGTGGTTACGGTGGTGGTGGGCATCCTGGCCTGGGGGCTGGTGGCCCGGGGCGTCCGCATCCGGGCCTAG
- a CDS encoding cobalt-precorrin-5B (C(1))-methyltransferase, translating to MRPETREGAGPLRTGLTTGTCATAAAVAAARLALGAAAPDPVPVTLPRGEAVTLALLDAGTVAGGGEAGVRKDAGDDPDATHGARVWVRVEPRVESGVAFHAGAGVGTVTRPGLQVPAGEPAINPVPRQMIAAHLEAVAGELDHAGGFAVTVGVDGGERIAERTMNPRLGIVGGLSILGTTGIVRPFSCAAYIASIHQAIDVARSNGIRRVACCTGGTSEAAASDRYGLDDMALIEMGDLFGAALKYLRQHPIPTVVLAAGFGKLSKFAAGHLDTHSRKCAIDLAGLATEAADLGADNALAERIAAANTTMEALEACREAGVPLADRICARAWDQARRRLSDHSGLEVCAVDRDGRVLGHAAGGTEARA from the coding sequence ATGCGGCCCGAGACGCGGGAGGGGGCCGGGCCCCTGCGCACCGGGCTCACCACCGGGACCTGCGCCACCGCCGCCGCGGTGGCGGCGGCCCGTCTGGCCCTCGGCGCGGCCGCGCCGGATCCGGTGCCCGTTACGCTGCCCCGCGGCGAGGCGGTGACGCTTGCCCTCCTGGACGCGGGAACCGTGGCCGGAGGCGGTGAGGCGGGCGTCCGCAAGGATGCCGGCGACGATCCCGACGCCACGCACGGGGCGCGGGTATGGGTCCGGGTGGAGCCGCGGGTGGAGAGCGGCGTGGCCTTCCACGCCGGGGCGGGGGTGGGCACGGTCACCCGTCCCGGTCTCCAGGTTCCCGCCGGGGAGCCGGCCATCAATCCGGTGCCGCGGCAGATGATCGCCGCCCACCTGGAGGCCGTGGCCGGGGAGCTGGACCACGCCGGCGGCTTCGCGGTCACGGTGGGCGTGGACGGCGGCGAGCGCATCGCCGAGCGCACCATGAACCCGCGTCTGGGGATCGTGGGCGGCCTCTCCATTCTGGGGACCACCGGCATCGTGCGGCCCTTCTCGTGCGCCGCCTATATCGCCTCCATCCACCAGGCCATCGACGTGGCCCGCTCCAACGGGATTCGGCGGGTGGCCTGCTGCACCGGGGGCACCAGCGAGGCGGCGGCCAGCGACCGCTACGGCCTCGACGACATGGCGCTCATCGAGATGGGGGACTTGTTCGGAGCGGCGCTGAAGTACCTCCGGCAGCACCCCATTCCGACCGTGGTCCTGGCGGCGGGCTTCGGCAAGCTCAGTAAGTTCGCGGCCGGACATCTGGACACCCATAGCCGCAAGTGCGCCATCGACCTGGCCGGGCTGGCGACCGAGGCGGCGGACCTGGGGGCGGACAACGCGCTGGCGGAACGGATCGCCGCCGCCAACACCACCATGGAGGCCCTGGAGGCCTGCCGGGAGGCCGGCGTGCCCCTGGCCGACCGCATCTGCGCCCGGGCCTGGGACCAGGCCCGGCGGCGGCTGTCCGACCACAGCGGGCTGGAGGTCTGCGCCGTGGATCGGGATGGCCGGGTGCTGGGCCACGCCGCGGGCGGCACGGAGGCGCGGGCGTGA
- a CDS encoding ABC transporter ATP-binding protein, with protein sequence MSGAAIALEGAAKRYPGGRVGLAGVDLTVPAGSFFGLLGPNGAGKTTLIGLLTSLVRPDGGRIRVFGHDLDGDAVAAKECMGVVPQEVNFNSFEPVGEIVETQAAYYGLTPRRARQRAGEVLELVGLGDRRRQTAWGLSGGLKRRLMIARALVHEPRLLILDEPTAGVDLEARHATWDLLRGLNAEGVTVLLTTHYLEEAEALCGELAILDGGKVLARGGTADMLHGLRYQTLVLELSSPITEVPDLAPAVARRTDAWTLEVDIPHDHSINDLFARLSAAEVRVAGLRQKQNRLESLFLQLVGSE encoded by the coding sequence GTGAGCGGGGCCGCCATTGCCCTGGAGGGCGCGGCCAAGCGCTACCCCGGCGGCCGGGTGGGCTTGGCGGGGGTGGATCTGACGGTGCCGGCGGGGAGCTTCTTCGGCCTGCTCGGGCCCAACGGCGCCGGCAAGACCACCCTGATCGGCCTGCTCACCTCGCTGGTGCGGCCGGATGGCGGCCGGATCCGCGTGTTCGGCCACGACCTGGACGGCGACGCCGTCGCCGCCAAGGAATGCATGGGCGTGGTGCCCCAGGAGGTGAACTTCAACAGCTTCGAGCCGGTGGGCGAGATCGTCGAGACCCAGGCGGCCTATTACGGGCTGACCCCACGCCGCGCCCGGCAGCGCGCCGGCGAGGTCCTGGAGCTGGTGGGCCTGGGTGACCGCCGTCGGCAGACCGCCTGGGGCCTGTCCGGCGGGCTCAAGCGGCGCCTGATGATCGCCCGCGCCCTGGTGCACGAGCCGCGCCTGCTGATCCTCGACGAGCCCACCGCCGGCGTGGACCTGGAGGCCCGCCATGCCACCTGGGACCTGCTGCGCGGCCTGAATGCCGAGGGCGTCACCGTGCTGCTGACTACCCACTACCTGGAGGAGGCCGAGGCGCTGTGCGGCGAGCTGGCCATCCTCGACGGCGGGAAAGTGCTCGCCCGGGGCGGGACCGCCGACATGCTCCACGGTCTGCGCTACCAGACCCTGGTGCTGGAGCTGAGCTCGCCCATAACGGAGGTGCCCGACCTGGCACCGGCCGTGGCGCGGCGCACGGATGCCTGGACCCTGGAGGTGGACATCCCGCACGACCACAGCATCAACGACCTGTTCGCCCGCCTCAGTGCGGCGGAGGTTCGGGTGGCCGGGCTCCGGCAGAAGCAGAACCGCCTGGAATCCCTGTTCCTGCAGCTGGTGGGGTCGGAGTGA